The Solanum lycopersicum chromosome 6, SLM_r2.1 genome has a window encoding:
- the LOC101248489 gene encoding uncharacterized protein, producing MRDFASCFNEYAVQVSDNTSCSSYSNSACIPPSIIPSVQNTVNCLYKVNLSNKKHVLITISWCKTNVTQGLSVHFGDDHPNVFKLNTNTRLFRKKKGSKSMDLDHFKVEIIWDLCGARYLSSGPEPIDGYYVLIIVDSQLGVILGDMAEEASLRKLKNGIPMAKFSLVSRQEHFSGNTIYSTKAQFCDNGNLHDVLIRCNGENDGLKHPVLSVYIDKKMVIRVKRLQWNFRGNQSIFLDGLLIDLMWNVHDWFFNPASGIALFMFRTRSGMDSRLWLDEKDKFLIKDQEKIEFSLLIYASKTT from the coding sequence atgagagaTTTTGCTTCTTGTTTCAATGAATATGCTGTTCAAGTTTCTGATAATACTTCTTGTTCTAGTTACTCAAACTCTGCTTGTATCCCTCCTTCTATAATTCCTTCAGTACAAAACACTGTGAATTGTTTGTACAAAGTCAATTTATCCAATAAAAAACATGTCTTGATCACAATTTCATGGTGCAAAACAAATGTAACACAAGGCTTGAGTGTACACTTTGGTGATGATCATCCAAATGTATTCAAACTCAACACGAATACGCGTCTTTTTAGGAAGAAGAAGGGGAGTAAATCAATGGATTTGGATCATTTTAAGGTTGAAATCATTTGGGATTTGTGTGGAGCTAGGTACTTAAGTAGTGGTCCTGAACCAATTGATGGATATTATGTACTGATCATAGTTGATTCACAACTTGGAGTTATTCTTGGTGATATGGCTGAAGAAGCATCATTAAGGAAGTTGAAAAATGGAATTCCAATGGCTAAATTTTCATTGGTATCAAGACAAGAACATTTTTCTGGTAATACAATTTATTCAACTAAGGCTCAATTTTGTGATAATGGTAACCTACATGATGTTTTGATTCGTTGCAACGGCGAAAATGATGGATTAAAACATCCTGTTTTGTCTGTTTATATTGATAAGAAGATGGTGATTAGAGTGAAAAGATTGCAATGGAACTTCAGGggaaatcagagtatttttttgGACGGATTGCTTATTGATCTAATGTGGAATGTTCATGATTGGTTCTTTAATCCAGCTTCTGGTATTGCATTATTTATGTTTAGGACAAGAAGTGGAATGGATAGTAGATTGTGGCTAGATGAGAAAGACAAATTCCTCATCAAAGatcaagaaaaaattgaattctCATTGTTGATCTATGCTTCTAAGACCACATAA
- the LOC101247926 gene encoding probable 2-carboxy-D-arabinitol-1-phosphatase isoform X1, with the protein MYSIAASSFFSPKLPKNLPFHNPNRPLFAIVRSSSVAQEIDKSSEERTESLGLKGLEFPAIKGAKRVVLVRHGQSTWNAEGRIQGSSDFSVLTSKGESQAETSRQMLIDDSFDICFSRWPACSSPLRRSKRTAEIIWGAREEEIITDSDMREIDLYSFQGLLKHEGKAKYGEAFRQWQIDAPNFIIDGHYPVRELWARAKSCWDKILVHESKSVLVVAHNAVNQALVATAIGLGTEYFRILLQSNCGVSVLDFTPQPEGGTPSICLNRLNQTPGSPVAGGSSAGRKTSKRIVLVCHGVSESDLESSMPYTGNGPLNMLGNIQAQKIAELLLDLKVNTVVSGTKIASVETADTITKVQEAADCLGADCIPRYVETKQIPDLDVESILTQSKKDAPGLQNLSSGWLNRLEDDVNTSLWDQSGKSWKHLLYELSKGSDQDNVVIAVGHPALHIAMMGHCLNLTKEWLGSFHLNAGSITVIDFPDGPSGRGVIRCINYTAHLGRWSIPITRSTQADEEY; encoded by the exons ATGTACTCCATAGCTGCAAGCTCTTTCTTCAGCCCAAAACTACCCAAGAATTTGCCTTTTCACAATCCAAACAGACCCTTATTTGCAATTGTTCGCTCTTCAAGTGTTGCTCAAGAAATCGATAAATCATCAGAGGAGCGGACGGAATCTCTAGGTTTAAAGGGTTTGGAATTTCCGGCGATAAAGGGGGCGAAGAGGGTGGTGCTGGTGAGGCACGGGCAAAGCACGTGGAATGCGGAGGGTCGGATTCAGGGAAGCTCCGATTTCTCAGTTCTTACTTCTAAAGGAGAATCACAAGCTGAAACTTCTCGACAAATGCTTATTGATGACTCCTTCGATATCTGCTTTTCAAG GTGGCCTGCATGTTCCAGTCCACTGCGTCGCTCAAAGAGGACAGCTGAGATAATATGGGGTGCTCGTGAAGAGGAGATCATTACTGATTCTGACATGAGGGAAATTGACCTATACTCATTCCAA GGCCTCCTGAAACATGAAGGAAAAGCTAAATATGGGGAAGCTTTTCGTCAATGGCAAATAGATgcaccaaatttcattattgaCGGTCACTATCCAGTGAGGGAGTTGTGGGCTCGTGCTAAAAGCTGCTGGGACAAAATCTTGGTCCATGAAAGCAAGTCTGTCCTAGTAGTTGCTCATAATGCAGTTAATCAGGCTCTTGTTGCAACAGCTATTG GATTAGGAACCGAGTACTTCAGGATTCTACTTCAGAGCAATTGTGGGGTTAGTGTGCTGGACTTCACTCCACAACCTGAGGGCGGAACCCCAAGTATCTGCCTTAATCGTTTAAATCAG ACCCCAGGATCACCTGTAGCAGGGGGAAGTTCTGCAGGCAGAAAAACTAGTAAGCGGATTGTACTTGTTTGCCATGGAGTATCAGAGAGTGACCTAGAG AGTAGTATGCCGTATACTGGAAATGGCCCCTTGAACATGCTTGGAAATATACAG GCCCAGAAAATAGCAGAGCTGCTTCTTGATCTGAAAGTGAATACCGTAGTCAGTGGAACTAAGATAGCATCTGTTGAGACAGCTGACACAATCACCAAA GTTCAAGAAGCTGCTGACTGCCTTGGAGCTGACTGTATCCCCCGCTATGTGGAAACGAAGCAGATACCAGATCTAGATGTTGAAAGTATTCTTACGCAATCAAAGAAG GATGCACCAGGATTGCAAAATCTGTCTTCTGGTTGGTTAAATAGACTGGAAGACGACGTCAATACATCTTTATGGGACCAATCTGGGAAATCATGGAAACATCTATTGTATGAACTATCCAAAGGATCTGACCAAGACAATGTAGTCATTGCTGTTGGCCATCCTGCACTTCATATCGCGATGATGGGACACTGTCTAAATCTAACAAAGGAATGGTTGGGATCGTTTCATCTCAATGCAGGAAGTATTACTGTTATCGATTTTCCTGATGGACCCTCAGGGAGAGGAGTTATCCGTTGCATAAACTACACAGCGCATCTAGGAAGATGGTCAATTCCTATTACTAGATCAACACAAGCGGATGAAGAATACTGA
- the LOC101247331 gene encoding arogenate dehydratase 1: protein MHTIAPSSGVTLKSLVQQTSPPPAQISRFVPARLVVQCGYRFDSANTNASTVNTNGIPASNNFAGHVGASRADWQSSCAILASKVVSQQQDTEKTGGAGEITVVNGHKSLDLVPLDNNLPKPLTITDLSPAPMHGSQLRVAYQGVPGAYSEAAAGKAYPKCEAIPCDQFEVAFQAVELWIADRAVLPVENSLGGSIHRNYDLLLRHRLHIVGEVQLPVHHCLLALPGVRKEYLTRVISHPQALAQCELTLTKLGLNVVREAVDDTAGAAEYIAANNLRDTAAIASARAAELYGLQILSEGIQDDSSNVTRFVMLAREPIIPRTDRPFKTSIVFAHDKGTSVLFKVLSAFAFRNISLTKIESRPHRNRPIRLVDDANVGTAKHFEYMFYVDFEASMADVRAQNALAEVQEFTSFLRVLGSYPMDMTPWCPSREE, encoded by the coding sequence ATGCATACAATTGCTCCATCATCCGGTGTAACTCTCAAATCCTTAGTCCAGCAAACATCGCCACCGCCGGCTCAGATCAGCCGGTTCGTCCCAGCTCGACTCGTCGTCCAATGCGGGTACCGGTTTGATTCAGCCAACACAAACGCTAGTACTGTCAATACAAACGGTATTCCGGCGAGCAACAATTTCGCCGGCCATGTCGGAGCGTCAAGAGCTGACTGGCAGAGCTCTTGTGCTATTCTGGCGAGCAAGGTTGTTTCGCAGCAGCAGGATACTGAGAAAACAGGTGGAGCTGGTGAGATAACTGTAGTAAACGGACACAAATCTCTGGATCTCGTTCCTCTTGATAACAATCTCCCAAAGCCGCTCACAATTACTGATCTCTCTCCTGCGCCCATGCACGGCTCGCAGCTTCGCGTAGCCTATCAAGGAGTACCCGGCGCGTATAGTGAAGCTGCTGCTGGAAAGGCTTATCCTAAATGTGAAGCCATACCTTGCGATCAATTTGAAGTTGCATTTCAAGCAGTGGAACTCTGGATTGCAGATCGTGCAGTACTCCCTGTAGAAAATTCTCTTGGAGGTTCAATTCACCGCAATTATGATCTCCTCCTCCGTCACCGTCTCCACATAGTCGGCGAAGTCCAACTTCCCGTTCATCACTGCCTCTTAGCTCTTCCAGGTGTTCGTAAAGAGTACCTGACCAGAGTCATCAGCCATCCACAAGCCTTAGCCCAGTGCGAGCTCACTCTCACAAAACTCGGCCTGAACGTAGTGCGTGAAGCTGTCGACGACACTGCCGGAGCTGCGGAGTACATCGCCGCCAACAACCTCCGCGACACAGCCGCCATCGCGTCGGCACGGGCCGCAGAACTATACGGTCTACAGATCCTGTCCGAAGGAATCCAGGATGATTCAAGCAACGTGACTCGATTCGTGATGCTCGCCAGAGAACCAATAATTCCCCGAACCGATCGTCCATTCAAAACGAGCATCGTTTTCGCACACGACAAAGGAACGAGCGTGCTGTTCAAGGTGCTATCAGCTTTTGCTTTTAGGAATATCAGCTTGACGAAGATCGAGTCTCGGCCCCATCGTAACCGGCCGATTCGATTGGTGGATGATGCAAATGTGGGAACAGCAAAGCATTTTGAATACATGTTCTATGTAGATTTTGAAGCGTCAATGGCGGACGTGAGGGCACAGAATGCGTTGGCTGAAGTTCAGGAGTTCACATCTTTCTTGAGGGTATTGGGTAGCTATCCTATGGACATGACCCCATGGTGTCCATCTAGGGAAGAGTAA
- the LOC101247926 gene encoding probable 2-carboxy-D-arabinitol-1-phosphatase isoform X2 translates to MYSIAASSFFSPKLPKNLPFHNPNRPLFAIVRSSSVAQEIDKSSEERTESLGLKGLEFPAIKGAKRVVLVRHGQSTWNAEGRIQGSSDFSVLTSKGESQAETSRQMLIDDSFDICFSSPLRRSKRTAEIIWGAREEEIITDSDMREIDLYSFQGLLKHEGKAKYGEAFRQWQIDAPNFIIDGHYPVRELWARAKSCWDKILVHESKSVLVVAHNAVNQALVATAIGLGTEYFRILLQSNCGVSVLDFTPQPEGGTPSICLNRLNQTPGSPVAGGSSAGRKTSKRIVLVCHGVSESDLESSMPYTGNGPLNMLGNIQAQKIAELLLDLKVNTVVSGTKIASVETADTITKVQEAADCLGADCIPRYVETKQIPDLDVESILTQSKKDAPGLQNLSSGWLNRLEDDVNTSLWDQSGKSWKHLLYELSKGSDQDNVVIAVGHPALHIAMMGHCLNLTKEWLGSFHLNAGSITVIDFPDGPSGRGVIRCINYTAHLGRWSIPITRSTQADEEY, encoded by the exons ATGTACTCCATAGCTGCAAGCTCTTTCTTCAGCCCAAAACTACCCAAGAATTTGCCTTTTCACAATCCAAACAGACCCTTATTTGCAATTGTTCGCTCTTCAAGTGTTGCTCAAGAAATCGATAAATCATCAGAGGAGCGGACGGAATCTCTAGGTTTAAAGGGTTTGGAATTTCCGGCGATAAAGGGGGCGAAGAGGGTGGTGCTGGTGAGGCACGGGCAAAGCACGTGGAATGCGGAGGGTCGGATTCAGGGAAGCTCCGATTTCTCAGTTCTTACTTCTAAAGGAGAATCACAAGCTGAAACTTCTCGACAAATGCTTATTGATGACTCCTTCGATATCTGCTTTTCAAG TCCACTGCGTCGCTCAAAGAGGACAGCTGAGATAATATGGGGTGCTCGTGAAGAGGAGATCATTACTGATTCTGACATGAGGGAAATTGACCTATACTCATTCCAA GGCCTCCTGAAACATGAAGGAAAAGCTAAATATGGGGAAGCTTTTCGTCAATGGCAAATAGATgcaccaaatttcattattgaCGGTCACTATCCAGTGAGGGAGTTGTGGGCTCGTGCTAAAAGCTGCTGGGACAAAATCTTGGTCCATGAAAGCAAGTCTGTCCTAGTAGTTGCTCATAATGCAGTTAATCAGGCTCTTGTTGCAACAGCTATTG GATTAGGAACCGAGTACTTCAGGATTCTACTTCAGAGCAATTGTGGGGTTAGTGTGCTGGACTTCACTCCACAACCTGAGGGCGGAACCCCAAGTATCTGCCTTAATCGTTTAAATCAG ACCCCAGGATCACCTGTAGCAGGGGGAAGTTCTGCAGGCAGAAAAACTAGTAAGCGGATTGTACTTGTTTGCCATGGAGTATCAGAGAGTGACCTAGAG AGTAGTATGCCGTATACTGGAAATGGCCCCTTGAACATGCTTGGAAATATACAG GCCCAGAAAATAGCAGAGCTGCTTCTTGATCTGAAAGTGAATACCGTAGTCAGTGGAACTAAGATAGCATCTGTTGAGACAGCTGACACAATCACCAAA GTTCAAGAAGCTGCTGACTGCCTTGGAGCTGACTGTATCCCCCGCTATGTGGAAACGAAGCAGATACCAGATCTAGATGTTGAAAGTATTCTTACGCAATCAAAGAAG GATGCACCAGGATTGCAAAATCTGTCTTCTGGTTGGTTAAATAGACTGGAAGACGACGTCAATACATCTTTATGGGACCAATCTGGGAAATCATGGAAACATCTATTGTATGAACTATCCAAAGGATCTGACCAAGACAATGTAGTCATTGCTGTTGGCCATCCTGCACTTCATATCGCGATGATGGGACACTGTCTAAATCTAACAAAGGAATGGTTGGGATCGTTTCATCTCAATGCAGGAAGTATTACTGTTATCGATTTTCCTGATGGACCCTCAGGGAGAGGAGTTATCCGTTGCATAAACTACACAGCGCATCTAGGAAGATGGTCAATTCCTATTACTAGATCAACACAAGCGGATGAAGAATACTGA
- the LOC101248782 gene encoding uncharacterized protein, with protein MSEEAPFYPREKLVEKQKFYQSVHKHTYLKGRFDKVTSVAIPAALAASALFMIGRGIYNMSHGIGKKE; from the exons ATGTCAGAAGAAGCACCTTTCTATCCCAGAGAAAAGCTTGTTGAGAAGCAAAAGTTTTACCAAAGCGTCCACAAGCACACATACTTGAAAGGTCGTTTTGACAAGGTCACCTCAGTGGCCATTCCAGCTGCTTTGGCTGCTTCTGCTTTGTTTATGATT GGGAGAGGGATCTACAACATGTCTCATGGCATAGGGAAGAAGGAATAA